In Notamacropus eugenii isolate mMacEug1 chromosome 1, mMacEug1.pri_v2, whole genome shotgun sequence, one genomic interval encodes:
- the LINGO2 gene encoding leucine-rich repeat and immunoglobulin-like domain-containing nogo receptor-interacting protein 2: MLHTAISCWQPFLGLAVVLLFMGSTIGCPARCDCLPHNKSVSCHRKRLIAIPEGIPIETKILDLSKNRLKSVNPEEFMSYPLLEEIDLSDNIIANVEPGAFNNLFNLRSLRLKGNRLKLVPLGVFTGLSNLTKLDISENKIVILLDYMFQDLHNLKSLEVGDNDLVYISHRAFSGLLSLEQLTLEKCNLTAVPTEALSHLRNLIRLHLRYLNINVMPVYAFKRLFHLKHLEIDYWPLLDMMPANSLYGLNLTSLSITNTNLSTIPYPAFKHLVYLTHLNLSYNPISTIEAGMFADLIRLQELHIVGAQLRTIEPHAFQGLRFLRVLNVSQNLLETLEENVFYSPKALDVLSISNNPLACDCRLLWILQRQPLLQFGGQQPMCAGPDSIRERPFKDFHSTALSFYFTCKKPKIRDKKMQYLLVDEGQTVQLVCNADGDPQPVISWATPRRRLITTKSNGRVTVLGDGTLEIRFAQDQDTGIYVCIASNAAGNDTFTASLTVKGFASDRFLYANRTPMYMTDSNDTSSNGTNANTFSLDLKTILVSTAMGCFTFLGVVLFCFLLLFVWSRGKGKHKNSIDLEYVPRKNNGAVVEGEGAGPRRFNMKMI, translated from the coding sequence ATGCTTCACACGGCCATATCATGTTGGCAGCCATTCTTAGGTTTGGCTGTTGTGTTACTCTTCATGGGCTCTACAATAGGCTGCCCAGCTCGCTGTGACTGTTTACCTCACAACAAGTCTGTCTCTTGTCATAGAAAGAGGTTGATTGCAATCCCAGAGGGCATTCCTATTGAGACCAAAATTCTAGACCTCAGCAAAAACCGGTTAAAAAGTGTCAACCCTGAGGAATTTATGTCTTATCCTCTGTTGGAGGAAATAGACCTGAGCGACAACATCATTGCCAATGTAGAGCCAGGAGCATTTAACAATCTTTTCAATCTGCGATCCCTTCGCTTGAAAGGAAATCGCCTGAAATTGGTCCCCCTTGGGGTATTCACAGGACTGTCCAACCTTACCAAACTTGACATTAGTGAAAACAAAATTGTCATTTTGCTGGACTATATGTTTCAGGACTTGCATAACCTGAAATCCCTCGAAGTAGGAGACAATGATTTGGTTTATATATCACACAGGGCTTTCAGTGGGCTGCTTAGCCTAGAACAACTCACCCTGGAGAAATGTAACTTAACAGCAGTACCAACAGAAGCCCTCTCCCACCTTCGCAACCTCATCAGACTGCATCTAAGATATCTCAACATCAATGTTATGCCTGTTTATGCCTTTAAAAGACTGTTCCACCTGAAGCATCTAGAGATCGACTATTGGCCTCTATTGGACATGATGCCGGCCAATAGTCTCTATGGTCTTAACCTCACATCCCTCTCCATCACCAACACCAATCTATCTACTATACCCTACCCTGCCTTCAAACACTTGGTTTACCTGACTCACCTCAACCTTTCTTACAATCCCATTAGCACCATTGAAGCTGGAATGTTTGCTGATTTAATCCGGCTGCAGGAGCTGCATATAGTGGGGGCTCAGCTCCGCACCATTGAACCACATGCTTTCCAAGGGCTCCGGTTCCTTCGTGTGCTTAATGTTTCCCAGAACCTGTTGGAAACCCTGGAAGAAAATGTGTTCTACTCACCCAAAGCCCTAGATGTACTGAGCATTAGCAACAATCCCCTGGCTTGTGACTGCCGCCTCCTTTGGATTCTACAGAGGCAGCCCCTCTTGCAGTTTGGGGGCCAACAGCCTATGTGTGCTGGCCCAGACAGCATCCGGGAAAGACCATTCAAAGATTTCCACAGTACTGCCCTTTCCTTTTACTTTACCTGCAAAAAACCCAAGATCCGTGATAAAAAGATGCAGTACTTGCTGGTGGATGAAGGGCAGACAGTCCAACTGGTCTGCAATGCTGATGGTGACCCACAGCCAGTAATTTCCTGGGCAACCCCTCGAAGGCGCCTGATCACCACTAAATCCAATGGAAGAGTTACAGTGCTAGGGGATGGCACCCTGGAAATACGTTTTGCCCAGGACCAAGACACAGGAATCTATGTTTGCATTGCTAGCAATGCTGCAGGGAATGACACTTTCACAGCCTCCCTTACAGTGAAAGGATTTGCTTCAGATCGTTTCCTTTATGCCAACAGGACCCCTATGTATATGACAGACTCTAATGACACTAGCTCTAATGGCACCAATGCAAATACTTTCTCTCTGGACCTTAAGACCATCCTGGTGTCAACAGCCATGGGCTGCTTTACATTCCTTGGAGTGGTTTTATtttgcttcctcctcctctttgtaTGGAGTCGAGGAAAAGGCAAGCACAAAAACAGCATCGACCTTGAGTATGTCCCCCGCAAAAACAATGGTGCTGTGGTGGAAGGGGAGGGGGCTGGACCTAGGAGGTTCAACATGAAAATGATCTGA